One genomic segment of Thermoanaerobaculia bacterium includes these proteins:
- a CDS encoding alpha-amylase family glycosyl hydrolase yields the protein MRSRLTAAVAAAAGLLACLSAAPERPKVIVPVAPAPALSTVPGGVFYEVFVRSFQDSDGDGIGDLNGLTSRLDYLNDGNPESQNSLGVDGIWLMPVFRSPSYHG from the coding sequence ATGCGATCGCGCCTCACGGCCGCCGTAGCCGCGGCGGCCGGGCTCCTGGCCTGTCTCTCGGCGGCTCCCGAACGACCGAAGGTGATCGTTCCGGTGGCTCCGGCGCCAGCGCTTTCGACCGTTCCCGGCGGCGTCTTCTACGAAGTCTTCGTGCGCAGCTTCCAGGACTCCGACGGGGACGGGATCGGAGACCTCAATGGCCTGACCTCGCGCCTCGACTATCTCAACGACGGCAACCCCGAATCGCAGAATTCGCTCGGCGTCGACGGGATCTGGCTCATGCCCGTCTTCCGCTCCCCGAGCTATCACGGCT